A window of Microcystis aeruginosa FD4 contains these coding sequences:
- a CDS encoding CARDB domain-containing protein has translation MASTTPITTEGSSSQKPVDDPKKVPENELPTTATSKIDELLKSTVGGKNLNLLSPKELSELLDKVNFLDAIGLDTEGKQIPNKGNNQKSSSTSTLTSGSTSTLTSSSTSTVSLPDLVGSFGTINLPTTVDFGATGSAQVIVTNQGQALASGPSTVNLYISTDGEIDSNDALLTSVSTNLNLSAGQSVTLDLTYDNNTSVIAPGAYFLIAQVDANNQIAEQLETNNVTSKLVSGLNTNAVIDWNAIALNAVQAEGKAGRGVAPTVGSRLMALVSTAVYDTVNAFNTLYPSYAVNVNAPTNTSLGMAAVGAAYRVLSTQLSGQNSLFSQQLSNSLAEIKDSATAESRGFNLGILVANQSITLRANDGSNNNTPFTPPPGDYVWRPETSGPTAGVAVGANWGGVNTWTIGDIDQFVADNQLDVTLDNRPDTEPELYAQEIEEVRLYGGLQDTALTTTLRTEDQTEMAVFFAYDRPDTFRPYGQLNQIAQEIAVSEGNTLQEDASLFAALNTALADAVITAWEAKYRELQPRPDDVIAGGFAANDGIDATVGDPNWKPLLSPLMGVNSPPFPDYMSGHSAMGGAFAAVMTDYFGDNYVFSAVSQELPGVVRNFDSFYEAGLEDALSRIYGGVHVHEACIDSFEMGLAVGEFVAANFFQPVPPVF, from the coding sequence ATGGCATCAACCACTCCTATAACTACCGAAGGGTCATCGTCACAAAAACCCGTTGATGATCCGAAAAAAGTACCTGAGAACGAGCTACCAACTACCGCCACCAGTAAGATTGATGAGTTGTTAAAGAGTACTGTAGGTGGCAAAAATTTAAATCTTCTCTCCCCAAAAGAATTAAGTGAGCTTTTGGACAAAGTTAATTTTTTAGATGCAATTGGACTTGATACTGAGGGAAAACAGATACCAAACAAGGGCAATAACCAAAAGTCAAGTTCTACCTCAACTCTTACCTCAGGTTCTACCTCAACTCTTACCTCAAGTTCTACCTCAACTGTCTCACTACCAGATTTAGTAGGCAGTTTTGGCACGATTAATTTGCCAACTACGGTTGACTTCGGCGCGACTGGAAGTGCACAGGTAATTGTCACCAATCAAGGACAGGCGCTCGCCAGTGGTCCTAGTACTGTCAACCTGTACATTTCCACTGACGGTGAGATTGACAGTAACGATGCGTTGCTCACCAGTGTCAGCACAAACTTGAACCTAAGCGCCGGGCAGTCAGTTACCTTGGACTTAACGTATGACAACAATACTTCAGTCATCGCTCCGGGGGCTTACTTTCTCATCGCTCAAGTTGATGCCAATAACCAAATTGCCGAACAACTGGAAACCAATAATGTCACCAGTAAATTAGTATCGGGACTCAATACTAATGCCGTCATCGACTGGAATGCGATCGCCTTAAATGCAGTTCAAGCCGAGGGCAAAGCGGGGCGGGGAGTCGCACCGACCGTAGGTTCTCGCTTAATGGCTCTAGTTTCTACTGCCGTCTATGATACGGTCAATGCCTTCAACACTTTATATCCCTCCTACGCTGTAAATGTGAACGCACCAACAAATACCTCGTTGGGGATGGCGGCAGTCGGTGCTGCTTATCGAGTTCTCTCCACTCAATTATCTGGACAAAATAGCTTGTTCTCACAGCAATTATCCAATTCTCTGGCGGAGATTAAGGACAGTGCCACCGCTGAAAGCCGGGGGTTTAATTTGGGCATTCTAGTAGCCAATCAGAGCATCACTTTACGCGCTAATGATGGTTCCAACAACAATACACCTTTCACTCCGCCACCGGGAGACTACGTTTGGAGACCAGAAACCTCCGGCCCCACTGCTGGGGTAGCAGTCGGTGCCAACTGGGGGGGAGTAAATACTTGGACAATTGGGGACATTGACCAGTTTGTTGCGGACAATCAACTTGATGTGACTCTTGATAACCGTCCTGACACAGAGCCTGAATTGTATGCCCAAGAAATTGAAGAAGTCCGGCTCTACGGTGGCTTGCAAGACACTGCTCTCACTACCACTTTACGCACGGAAGACCAGACAGAAATGGCTGTTTTCTTTGCCTATGACCGCCCTGATACCTTCCGTCCCTACGGTCAATTAAACCAAATTGCTCAAGAAATTGCGGTGAGTGAGGGCAATACCTTGCAAGAAGATGCCAGCCTATTTGCCGCGTTAAATACCGCGCTGGCAGATGCGGTAATCACTGCTTGGGAGGCCAAATACAGGGAACTCCAACCTCGCCCCGATGACGTAATTGCCGGAGGATTTGCGGCTAATGACGGGATAGATGCTACGGTGGGCGATCCCAATTGGAAGCCCTTGCTGTCACCATTAATGGGGGTTAATTCCCCACCCTTTCCGGATTATATGTCAGGGCATTCCGCCATGGGGGGAGCATTTGCGGCAGTGATGACTGACTATTTTGGTGACAACTATGTGTTTAGTGCTGTCTCCCAAGAACTTCCCGGTGTCGTTCGTAATTTCGATAGCTTCTATGAAGCGGGATTGGAAGATGCCCTCAGCCGTATTTATGGCGGGGTTCACGTCCATGAGGCTTGTATTGATTCTTTTGAAATGGGGTTAGCTGTTGGCGAGTTTGTTGCGGCAAATTTCTTTCAGCCTGTTCCGCCTGTCTTCTAA